The following proteins are co-located in the Mus caroli chromosome 7, CAROLI_EIJ_v1.1, whole genome shotgun sequence genome:
- the Sigirr gene encoding single Ig IL-1-related receptor codes for MAGVCDMAPNFLSPSENQALGPALGREVALNCTAWVFSRPQCPQPSVQWLKDGLALGNGSHFSLHEDFWVSANFSEIVSSVLVLNLTNAEDYGTFTCSVWNVSSYSFTLWRAGPAGHVAAVLASLLVLVVLLLAALLYVKCRLSMLLWYQDTYGEVEMNDGKLYDAYVSYSDCPEDRKFVNFILKPQLERRRGYKLFLEDRDLLPRAEPSADLLVNLSRCRRLIVVLSDAFLSRPWCSQSFREGLCRLLELTRRPIFITFEGQRREPIHPALRLLRQHRHLVTLVLWKPGSVTPSSDFWKELQLALPRKVQYRPVEGDPQTRLQDDKDPMLIVRGRAAQGRGMESELDPDPEGDLGVRGPVFGEPPTPLQETRICIGESHGSEMDVSDLGSRNYSARTDFYCLVSEDDV; via the exons ATGGCAG GTGTCTGTGACATGGCCCCTAATTTCCTTTCCCCATCTGAAAACCAGGCCTTGGGTCCTGCCCTTGGCAGAGAAGTTGCTTTGAACTGCACAGCTTGGGTGTTCTCTAGGCCCCAGTGTCCCCAGCCATCAGTGCAGTGGCTGAAAGATGGTCTGGCATTGGGCAATGGAAGCCACTTCAGCCTCCATGAGGACTTCTG GGTCAGCGCCAACTTCTCAGAGATTGTGTCCAGTGTCCTGGTGCTCAACTTGACCAATGCAGAGGACTATGGGACCTTCACCTGTTCTGTCTGGAATGTCAGCTCCTATTCCTTCACTCTTTGGCGAGCTG GCCCTGCTGGCCATGTGGCTGCAGTGCTGGCTTCCCTCCTGGTCCTGGTGGTTCTGCTGCTGGCGGCCCTGCTCTATGTTAAGTGTCGGCTGAGCATGCTGCTTTGGTACCAAGACACTTACGGGGAGGTGGAGATGAACG ATGGGAAGTTATACGATGCCTACGTGTCCTATAGCGACTGCCCAGAGGACCGcaaatttgtaaattttattctGAAGCCTCAGTTGGAGCGGCGTCGGGGATACAAACTCTTCCTAGAGGACCGCGACCTCTTGCCTCGCGCGG AGCCCTCTGCCGACCTTTTGGTGAACCTGAGTCGCTGTCGGCGTCTCATCGTGGTTCTTTCTGATGCCTTCCTAAGCCGGCCCTGGTGTAGCCAGAGCTTCCG GGAGGGACTATGCCGCCTACTGGAGCTCACCCGCAGACCTATCTTCATCACCTTTGAGGGCCAGAGGCGTGAGCCCATACACCCTGCTCTCCGGCTCCTGCGCCAGCACCGCCACCTCGTGACCCTGGTGCTTTGGAAGCCTGGCTCCGTG ACTCCTTCCTCTGATTTTTGGAAAGAGCTACAGCTAGCACTGCCACGGAAGGTGCAGTACAGGCCGGTGGAGGGAGACCCTCAAACCCGACTTCAGGATGACAAAGATCCCATGCTAATCGTGAGAGGACGTGCTGCCCAGGGCCGGGGCATGGAGTCAGAGCTGGATCCAGACCCTGAGGGAGACCTGG GTGTCCGTGGACCTGTCTTTGGGGAGCCACCTACTCCACTGCAGGAAACCAGGATCTGCATAGGAGAGAGCCACGGCAGTGAAATGGATGTCTCTGACCTTGGCTCTCGAAACTACAGTGCACGGACAGACTTCTACTGTCTCGTGTCTGAGGATGATGTGTAG